Proteins from a single region of Ensifer adhaerens:
- a CDS encoding Fe(3+) ABC transporter substrate-binding protein, translating into MGVLSLTATLLATSAAWADGEVNIYSYRQPDLIKPLLDAFTKETGITTNVLFLDKGLVERIQAEGANSPADVILTVDISRLTEAKDAGVTQPVVNETINKDIPAHFRDPDGNWFGLTTRGRVVYASKDRVAQDDITYEELADPKWKGKICTRDGQHSYNIGLFASMIAHHGEAETEKWLTGLKNNLAKKPDGGDRDQAKAILAGECDLALGNTYYVGLMMTNEKEPEQKEWAAAIKVLFPNAKDRGTHVNISGMALAKNSPNKDNALKLMEFLSEGEAQKIYAEQVFEYPVLPGAEPSEVVKSFGTIKPDELPLAEIAGNRKKASELVDKVGYNDGPQD; encoded by the coding sequence ATGGGCGTTCTGTCCCTGACGGCAACCCTGCTGGCGACGAGCGCCGCCTGGGCCGACGGTGAGGTCAACATCTACTCTTACCGACAGCCCGATCTCATCAAGCCGCTGCTCGACGCCTTCACCAAGGAAACCGGCATCACCACCAACGTGCTCTTCCTCGACAAGGGTCTCGTCGAACGCATCCAGGCCGAAGGCGCCAACTCGCCGGCCGACGTGATCCTGACGGTCGACATCAGCCGCCTGACGGAAGCCAAGGACGCAGGTGTCACCCAGCCGGTCGTCAACGAGACGATCAACAAGGACATCCCGGCACATTTCCGCGATCCTGATGGCAACTGGTTCGGGCTTACCACCCGCGGCCGCGTCGTCTACGCTTCCAAGGATCGCGTCGCCCAGGACGACATCACCTATGAAGAACTTGCCGATCCGAAGTGGAAGGGCAAGATCTGCACCCGCGACGGCCAGCATTCCTATAACATCGGCCTGTTCGCCTCGATGATCGCTCATCACGGCGAAGCCGAAACCGAGAAGTGGCTGACCGGCCTGAAGAACAACCTCGCCAAGAAGCCCGACGGCGGCGACCGCGACCAGGCCAAGGCGATCCTCGCCGGCGAATGCGACCTCGCGCTCGGCAACACCTACTACGTCGGTCTGATGATGACCAACGAGAAGGAACCGGAACAGAAGGAATGGGCTGCCGCTATCAAGGTGCTCTTCCCCAACGCCAAGGACCGCGGCACGCACGTCAACATCTCGGGCATGGCACTTGCCAAGAATTCCCCGAACAAGGACAACGCGCTGAAGCTGATGGAATTCCTGTCGGAGGGCGAAGCCCAGAAGATCTACGCCGAGCAGGTGTTCGAATATCCGGTTCTGCCGGGCGCGGAACCCTCTGAGGTCGTCAAGTCCTTCGGCACGATCAAGCCGGACGAACTGCCGCTTGCCGAGATCGCCGGAAACCGCAAGAAGGCTTCCGAACTGGTCGACAAGGTCGGCTACAACGACGGTCCGCAGGATTGA
- the rirA gene encoding iron-responsive transcriptional regulator RirA: MRLTKQTNYAVRMLMYCAANGEKLSRIPEIARAYGVSELFLFKILQPLTKAGLVETVRGRNGGVRLPKPASAITLFDVVKVTEDSFAMAECFEAGEIDCPLVDSCGLNSALRKALNAFFEVLQGYTIDDLVKARPQINFLLGLEETKRPQTTAA, from the coding sequence ATGCGTCTGACGAAACAAACGAACTACGCGGTTCGCATGTTGATGTACTGCGCCGCCAATGGCGAAAAGCTCAGCCGCATTCCCGAAATCGCCAGGGCCTATGGCGTTTCCGAGTTGTTTCTCTTCAAGATTCTGCAACCATTGACCAAGGCCGGCCTGGTTGAGACCGTTCGCGGCCGCAACGGCGGCGTGCGTCTGCCGAAGCCCGCATCGGCCATCACGCTGTTTGATGTCGTCAAGGTCACGGAAGACAGCTTCGCGATGGCGGAGTGTTTTGAGGCGGGCGAGATCGACTGTCCGCTCGTCGACAGCTGCGGCCTCAATTCGGCACTGCGCAAGGCGCTGAACGCGTTCTTCGAAGTGCTGCAGGGCTATACGATCGACGACCTCGTCAAGGCGCGTCCGCAGATCAACTTCCTGCTCGGCCTCGAAGAGACGAAGCGTCCGCAGACGACTGCTGCCTGA
- a CDS encoding response regulator: MTRKAYILLVDDDPTENLILRALIRKVSNIEIELHYCQTMESALEFLRSGKPVSMILLDNRLQPQLDFRETVPALRHQGYIGPIGVISASLADSYFQRLEEYGADFRIDKAEIDPTAIDFILREYLPQA; this comes from the coding sequence ATGACGCGAAAAGCTTACATCCTGCTCGTTGACGACGATCCGACTGAAAACCTGATCCTGCGCGCCTTGATCCGAAAGGTGAGCAATATCGAAATCGAGTTGCACTATTGCCAGACGATGGAGAGCGCATTGGAGTTCCTGCGCTCGGGCAAGCCGGTTTCGATGATCCTTCTGGACAACCGACTTCAGCCGCAGCTCGACTTCCGCGAGACCGTGCCGGCGCTTCGGCATCAGGGTTACATCGGACCGATCGGGGTGATTTCGGCGTCGCTCGCCGATTCCTATTTTCAGCGTCTGGAAGAGTATGGTGCCGACTTCCGCATCGACAAGGCGGAGATCGACCCGACTGCGATCGATTTCATATTGCGGGAGTATCTGCCGCAGGCGTGA
- a CDS encoding helix-turn-helix transcriptional regulator — translation MAALLENHRRYDLRDELERALNRVDFFRIFHTMALRFGFSHFGILQLGNENDACMLSTRLVLHDLPSGLAEEYDKRHRFGDSLFYKTLHRSAISSVWRTDDPGCDTGQNLLVQLGFELLLSVPVHAAATGARYAVLFLGDGDDIGRAEHVEVAYDAVSAFDYFHRVALANKTGMGLTPRETEILKWISHGKTASEIALIVSVSEHTVNSHTATILKKLDVVNRTQMVAKAIREQIIQ, via the coding sequence GTGGCGGCTTTGCTGGAAAATCACAGGCGATACGATCTTCGCGACGAACTTGAGAGAGCGCTGAACCGCGTCGACTTCTTTCGCATCTTCCACACGATGGCACTCAGGTTCGGCTTCAGCCATTTCGGCATTCTTCAGCTCGGCAACGAGAACGATGCGTGCATGCTGTCCACGCGCCTGGTGCTGCACGATCTCCCGTCCGGACTCGCTGAGGAATACGACAAGCGCCACCGCTTCGGAGACTCCCTCTTTTACAAAACGCTGCATCGGTCGGCGATTTCCTCGGTCTGGCGGACGGACGATCCGGGTTGCGACACCGGCCAAAACCTGCTCGTGCAGCTCGGCTTCGAGCTACTGCTCAGCGTGCCCGTGCATGCGGCTGCCACCGGCGCGCGCTACGCCGTTCTCTTCTTGGGCGATGGTGACGACATCGGCCGCGCCGAGCATGTCGAAGTGGCCTATGACGCGGTCTCGGCCTTCGATTACTTCCATCGCGTCGCGCTCGCCAACAAGACCGGCATGGGCCTGACGCCGCGGGAAACCGAAATCCTCAAGTGGATTTCGCACGGGAAGACGGCAAGCGAGATCGCTCTCATCGTTTCCGTGTCCGAGCACACCGTGAATTCCCACACGGCAACGATTCTGAAGAAGCTTGACGTCGTCAACCGCACCCAAATGGTGGCGAAGGCGATCCGAGAACAGATCATCCAGTGA
- a CDS encoding ABC transporter substrate-binding protein, whose protein sequence is MKKLTTLFAATALATLMAGSAWSKTFVYCSEGSPEGFDPGLYTAGTTFDAAAHTVYNRLLEFKKGTTEVEPGLAESWTISDDGLVYTFKLRPGVKFQTTEFFTPTRELTADDVVFSYERQLKADNPWNKYITGASWEYAAGMGFPEVIKSVEKVDDLTVKFTLTRKEAPFLANIAMPFASILSKEYADKLQADGKMEQMNQMPLGTGPFAFVAYQQDAVIRYKANPDYWGGKQKIDDLVFAITTDASVRFQKLQAGECHLMPYPNAADVEKMKADPNLKVMEQAGLNVAYLAYNTTQAPFDKPEVRKALNKAINKQAIVDAVFQGAAQPAVNPIPPTMWSYNDKLEDDTYEPEKAKKMLEDAGVKDLSMKLWAMPVSRPYMLNARRAAELMQSDFAKVGVKVEIVSYEWAEYLDKSKAKDRDGAVILGWTGDNGDPDNFLDTLLGCNAVGGNNRAQWCNQEFDALVKKAKETSDVAERTKLYEEAQAVFKREAPWATIDHSLSVVPMRKNVEGFVQSPLGDFAFDGVDITE, encoded by the coding sequence ATGAAAAAGCTCACTACTCTCTTTGCAGCGACGGCGCTTGCCACGCTGATGGCCGGCTCTGCCTGGTCGAAGACGTTCGTCTATTGCTCGGAAGGTTCGCCTGAGGGTTTTGACCCGGGCCTGTACACCGCCGGCACCACCTTCGACGCGGCTGCGCACACGGTCTACAACCGCCTGCTCGAGTTCAAGAAGGGCACGACCGAAGTTGAGCCGGGTCTCGCCGAAAGCTGGACGATCTCCGACGATGGTCTCGTATACACGTTCAAGCTGCGTCCGGGCGTCAAGTTCCAGACGACCGAGTTCTTCACGCCGACCCGCGAGCTGACCGCAGACGACGTGGTGTTCTCCTATGAGCGCCAGCTGAAGGCTGACAATCCGTGGAACAAGTACATCACCGGCGCTTCGTGGGAATACGCAGCCGGCATGGGCTTCCCGGAAGTCATCAAGTCGGTCGAGAAGGTCGATGACCTGACCGTCAAGTTCACCTTGACGCGCAAGGAAGCTCCGTTCCTCGCCAACATCGCGATGCCGTTCGCTTCGATCCTGTCAAAGGAATATGCCGACAAGCTGCAGGCCGATGGCAAGATGGAGCAGATGAACCAGATGCCGCTCGGCACCGGTCCGTTCGCTTTCGTCGCCTACCAGCAGGACGCCGTCATCCGCTACAAGGCAAACCCGGACTACTGGGGTGGCAAGCAGAAGATCGACGACCTCGTCTTCGCAATCACTACCGACGCTTCGGTTCGCTTCCAGAAGCTCCAGGCCGGCGAATGCCACCTGATGCCGTACCCGAACGCTGCCGACGTTGAAAAGATGAAGGCGGACCCGAACCTGAAGGTCATGGAACAGGCCGGCCTCAACGTCGCCTACCTCGCCTACAACACGACCCAGGCTCCGTTCGACAAGCCGGAAGTCCGCAAGGCGCTGAACAAGGCGATCAACAAGCAGGCAATCGTCGACGCCGTCTTCCAGGGCGCTGCCCAGCCGGCCGTCAACCCGATCCCGCCGACGATGTGGTCGTACAACGACAAGCTCGAAGACGACACCTACGAGCCGGAAAAAGCCAAGAAGATGCTCGAGGATGCAGGCGTCAAGGACCTGTCGATGAAGCTCTGGGCGATGCCGGTATCGCGTCCGTACATGCTGAACGCACGTCGCGCAGCCGAACTGATGCAGTCTGACTTCGCCAAGGTCGGCGTCAAGGTCGAGATCGTCTCCTACGAATGGGCCGAATACCTCGACAAGTCCAAGGCCAAGGATCGTGACGGTGCCGTCATCCTCGGCTGGACCGGCGACAACGGCGACCCGGACAACTTCCTCGACACGCTGCTCGGCTGCAACGCTGTCGGCGGTAACAACCGTGCACAGTGGTGCAACCAGGAATTCGACGCTCTCGTGAAGAAGGCGAAGGAAACCTCGGATGTCGCAGAACGCACCAAGCTCTATGAAGAGGCCCAGGCCGTCTTCAAGCGCGAAGCGCCGTGGGCGACGATCGACCACTCGCTTTCGGTCGTTCCGATGCGCAAGAATGTCGAAGGCTTCGTTCAGAGCCCGCTCGGCGATTTTGCCTTCGACGGCGTGGACATCACCGAGTAA
- a CDS encoding ABC transporter permease subunit, whose product MFRFLLGRLAVLIPTFVGVSIIAFSFIRLLPGDPVALLSGERVMSPERHAEISHALGFDRPIVVQYLDYLWGVLHGDFGTSIVTKKPVIDQFFELFPATVELSLCAILFAVILGIPAGVIAAIKRGSAVDQAMMGTALVGFSMPIFWWGLLLIMLVSGMLQWTPVSGRISLMYFFPPVTGFMLIDSLLSGQAGAFKSAVSHLILPTIVLGTIPLAVIARQTRSAMLEVLSEDYVRTARAKGLSTFRVVGVHALRNAMIPVVTTIGLQVGVMLAGAILTETIFSWPGIGKWMVDSVSRRDYAVIQGGLLVIAAVIMLVNLIVDLLYGLINPRIRH is encoded by the coding sequence ATGTTCCGATTTCTCTTGGGGCGATTGGCTGTCCTGATACCGACATTCGTCGGGGTCTCCATCATCGCCTTCTCCTTCATTCGCCTGCTTCCGGGCGATCCGGTAGCGCTGCTTTCGGGCGAGCGCGTCATGTCGCCGGAGCGACATGCTGAAATTTCACATGCGCTCGGTTTCGACCGGCCGATCGTGGTCCAGTACCTCGACTATCTCTGGGGCGTGCTCCACGGGGATTTCGGTACTTCGATCGTGACCAAGAAGCCGGTCATCGACCAGTTCTTCGAGCTGTTCCCGGCGACCGTCGAGCTTTCGCTCTGTGCGATCCTCTTTGCGGTCATCCTCGGCATTCCCGCCGGTGTGATTGCGGCGATCAAGCGCGGCTCGGCTGTCGACCAGGCGATGATGGGGACCGCGCTCGTCGGCTTCTCCATGCCGATCTTCTGGTGGGGCCTGCTGCTCATCATGCTGGTTTCCGGCATGCTGCAGTGGACGCCGGTCTCGGGCCGCATCTCACTGATGTACTTCTTCCCGCCGGTCACGGGCTTCATGTTGATCGACTCGCTGCTGTCCGGTCAGGCCGGCGCCTTCAAGTCGGCGGTCAGCCACCTGATCCTTCCGACGATCGTGCTTGGCACCATTCCGCTTGCGGTCATCGCCCGCCAGACGCGCTCGGCGATGCTTGAAGTTCTCTCCGAAGACTATGTGCGTACCGCGCGCGCCAAGGGGCTTTCGACCTTCCGTGTCGTCGGCGTCCATGCGCTGCGCAATGCGATGATCCCGGTGGTCACGACCATCGGCCTGCAGGTGGGCGTCATGCTCGCCGGCGCGATCCTCACCGAAACGATCTTCTCCTGGCCGGGCATCGGCAAGTGGATGGTGGATTCGGTATCGCGTCGCGACTACGCCGTCATCCAGGGGGGGCTTCTGGTCATCGCTGCGGTGATCATGCTGGTCAACCTCATCGTCGACCTGCTCTACGGTCTCATCAATCCGCGCATCCGGCACTAA
- a CDS encoding ABC transporter permease subunit translates to MSQAAATSAVSTDPSRRARLAEFWYYFSENRGAVIGLVFFLFLVLLAIFAPWIAPHDPVEQYRDAVLIPPVWQEGGRAGFLLGTDAVGRDMLSRLIYGTRFSLFVGVIVTTLSLVGGIALGVIAGYFRGWVDTVIMRVMDIILAFPSLLLALVLVAVLGPGLVNAMIAIALVFQPHFVRLTRAAVMSEKTRDYVVAAKVAGAGHGRLMFKTILPNCMAPLIVQATLSFSSAILDAAALGFLGMGAQPPTPEWGTMLAEAREFISSHWWVVTLPGIAILVTVVAINLMGDGLRDALDPKLKRS, encoded by the coding sequence ATGTCTCAAGCTGCTGCAACAAGCGCCGTTTCGACCGATCCGTCCCGCCGGGCGCGTCTGGCCGAGTTCTGGTATTACTTCTCAGAGAACCGCGGTGCCGTTATCGGCCTCGTGTTCTTCCTGTTCCTCGTTCTGCTCGCGATCTTCGCGCCGTGGATTGCGCCGCATGATCCGGTCGAGCAGTACCGCGATGCGGTTCTGATTCCGCCGGTCTGGCAGGAGGGTGGCCGGGCTGGCTTCCTGCTCGGCACCGACGCCGTCGGCCGCGACATGCTGTCCCGTCTGATCTACGGCACGCGCTTCTCGCTGTTCGTTGGCGTCATTGTAACGACCCTGTCGCTCGTCGGTGGCATCGCACTTGGCGTCATTGCCGGCTATTTCCGCGGCTGGGTCGATACCGTCATCATGCGCGTGATGGACATCATCCTTGCCTTTCCGTCGCTGCTCTTGGCTCTCGTGCTGGTGGCCGTTCTCGGCCCGGGCCTGGTCAACGCCATGATCGCGATTGCACTTGTCTTCCAGCCGCACTTCGTGCGCCTGACGCGCGCTGCCGTCATGAGCGAAAAGACCCGTGACTACGTGGTCGCCGCCAAGGTTGCTGGTGCTGGCCATGGCCGTCTGATGTTCAAGACGATCCTGCCGAACTGCATGGCGCCCTTGATCGTCCAGGCGACGCTCTCCTTCTCGAGCGCCATTCTCGACGCTGCAGCCCTCGGCTTCCTCGGTATGGGCGCCCAGCCGCCGACACCGGAATGGGGCACGATGCTCGCTGAAGCGCGCGAGTTCATCAGCAGCCACTGGTGGGTGGTGACGCTGCCTGGCATCGCGATCCTGGTCACGGTGGTGGCGATCAACCTGATGGGTGACGGCCTGCGCGATGCGCTCGATCCCAAGCTGAAGAGGTCCTGA
- a CDS encoding ABC transporter ATP-binding protein: MALLEIENLVVEFQTASGPFRAVNGVSMKVHEGEVLAIVGESGSGKSVSMLAAMGLLPWTAKVTADKLTFNGRDLLGMSANERRKIVGKDIAMIFQEPIASLNPCFTVGFQIEEVLRVHMGLDKAARRKRAIELFSAVGIPDPAERLGHFPHQMSGGQCQRVMIAIAIACNPKLLIADEPTTALDVTIQKQILDLLMKLQAEHKMGLIMITHNMGVVAETADRVVVQYKGRKMEEADVLTLFENPKSNYTRALLAALPDNATGDRLPTISELFVDEGAAQ; encoded by the coding sequence ATGGCGCTTCTCGAAATCGAAAACCTGGTCGTCGAATTCCAGACGGCCTCCGGTCCCTTCCGCGCCGTCAACGGCGTGTCGATGAAGGTGCATGAAGGCGAAGTGCTTGCGATCGTCGGTGAGTCCGGCTCGGGCAAGTCCGTGTCGATGCTGGCGGCCATGGGCCTTCTGCCCTGGACGGCGAAGGTCACGGCCGACAAGCTCACCTTCAACGGTCGCGACCTGCTCGGCATGTCGGCCAATGAACGGCGTAAGATCGTCGGCAAGGACATTGCCATGATCTTCCAGGAGCCGATTGCCAGCCTTAACCCCTGCTTCACCGTCGGCTTCCAGATCGAGGAAGTGCTGCGCGTGCACATGGGCCTCGACAAGGCCGCTCGCCGCAAGCGGGCGATCGAACTGTTCTCGGCGGTCGGCATCCCCGATCCGGCCGAGCGGCTCGGCCACTTCCCGCACCAGATGTCGGGTGGCCAGTGCCAGCGCGTGATGATCGCGATCGCGATCGCCTGCAACCCGAAGCTCTTGATCGCAGACGAGCCGACCACTGCGCTCGACGTGACCATCCAGAAGCAGATCCTCGATCTCTTGATGAAGCTTCAGGCCGAGCACAAGATGGGCCTGATCATGATCACCCACAACATGGGCGTGGTTGCGGAAACCGCCGACCGTGTGGTGGTGCAGTACAAGGGCCGAAAGATGGAAGAGGCCGACGTGCTGACGCTGTTCGAAAATCCGAAGAGCAACTACACGCGGGCGCTTCTGGCGGCGCTTCCCGACAACGCGACAGGCGATCGTCTGCCGACGATCTCCGAACTCTTCGTCGATGAAGGAGCGGCCCAATGA
- a CDS encoding ABC transporter ATP-binding protein — protein MSVILEARNLVRDYHIPGGLLKKAKTVHALKGVSFNVEEGKTLAIVGESGCGKSTLGRILTLIDPATSGELLIEGKKIDIAKGDMTPEMRRKVQIVFQNPYGSLNPRQKIGDILMEPLVINTDTPPDERRDRAMTMLKKVGLTELHFNRYPHMFSGGQRQRIAIARALMLNPKLLVLDEPVSALDLSVQAQVLNLLADLQDELKLTYVFISHDLSVVRYIADDVMVMYFGEAVEYGSRDEVFADPKHSYTKTLFAATPRADVESIKARLAKKKQAA, from the coding sequence ATGAGCGTGATCCTCGAAGCGCGCAACCTGGTGCGCGACTACCACATCCCCGGCGGCCTTCTGAAGAAGGCAAAGACGGTTCACGCACTGAAAGGCGTGAGCTTCAACGTCGAAGAGGGCAAGACGCTGGCGATTGTCGGCGAGAGCGGCTGCGGCAAGTCCACGCTTGGTCGCATCCTCACCCTGATCGATCCCGCGACCTCGGGCGAGCTTTTGATCGAAGGCAAGAAGATCGATATCGCCAAGGGCGACATGACGCCGGAAATGCGCCGCAAGGTGCAGATCGTCTTCCAGAACCCTTACGGCTCGCTCAATCCGCGCCAGAAGATCGGCGATATCCTGATGGAGCCGCTGGTCATCAACACCGACACGCCCCCCGACGAGCGTCGCGACCGGGCGATGACGATGCTGAAGAAGGTCGGGCTCACCGAACTGCACTTCAACCGCTACCCGCACATGTTCTCCGGCGGTCAGCGCCAGCGTATCGCCATTGCGCGCGCGCTGATGCTCAATCCGAAGCTCCTGGTGCTGGACGAGCCGGTGTCGGCGCTCGACCTTTCGGTCCAGGCACAGGTCTTGAACCTGCTGGCCGATCTGCAGGACGAGCTCAAGCTCACCTACGTCTTCATCAGCCACGACCTCTCGGTCGTGCGCTACATCGCCGACGACGTCATGGTGATGTATTTCGGCGAAGCGGTCGAATACGGCAGCCGCGACGAGGTCTTTGCCGACCCGAAGCACAGCTATACCAAGACGCTGTTTGCGGCGACGCCGCGTGCGGACGTGGAGAGCATCAAGGCTCGATTGGCGAAGAAGAAGCAGGCGGCCTAA
- a CDS encoding RidA family protein, with protein MEIKRFETGPRMSQAVVYNNTVYLAGQVGNAGDDVVTQTKQALAEVDRLLALAGTDKTRILSATIWLADMADFPKMNSVWDAWAPQGHTPARATGEAKLATPEYLVEVIVVAAAA; from the coding sequence ATGGAAATCAAGCGTTTCGAAACCGGCCCCCGTATGAGCCAGGCTGTGGTCTACAACAACACCGTCTACCTCGCCGGCCAGGTCGGCAATGCCGGTGACGATGTCGTGACGCAGACGAAGCAGGCGCTTGCCGAAGTCGACCGTCTTCTGGCGCTCGCCGGCACCGACAAGACCCGCATTCTCTCGGCCACCATCTGGCTCGCCGACATGGCCGACTTCCCGAAGATGAATTCGGTCTGGGACGCTTGGGCTCCGCAGGGCCACACCCCGGCTCGCGCCACCGGCGAAGCCAAGCTCGCGACCCCGGAATACCTCGTCGAAGTCATCGTCGTCGCTGCTGCCGCCTAA
- a CDS encoding AI-2E family transporter yields MIAETLRRAGSSHEHKRARRIVEEEAAVATAAPSTAPKRDGIDLMVAWSIVGLFVIAGCAAIYAMETILLPITLAIVVGIVLGRTADALARYGLPPIFGGLLLALVFVIGLSWLVNALLGPLTALASEAPKLAEGVVARVMPFIERFEWLRLAVARSVGNDAIADTVMKNAGPMLAATAAGLTPALVQILIFLAALGLFLLGRLQLRKAVILAFASRERRLSAIRIMNGIEDALARYFSIASLIYLALGTVTMIIALVGGLAVPPLWGLFAFVSSFIPYLGVTVMTLSLLVAGLMTHEVLWLALAPAMAFFVVHLAMENLAIPAILGNELEVNPFLVFIAIVFWTWMWGAVGAMLALPLSLIVLAIVEEIREQPPERQLPG; encoded by the coding sequence ATGATCGCGGAAACCCTGCGGCGTGCCGGTTCTTCGCACGAGCACAAGCGCGCAAGACGCATCGTCGAAGAGGAGGCTGCCGTTGCGACCGCGGCACCGTCGACGGCGCCGAAGCGTGATGGCATCGACCTGATGGTCGCCTGGAGCATCGTCGGTCTCTTCGTGATCGCGGGATGTGCCGCCATCTACGCCATGGAAACGATCCTGCTACCCATCACGCTGGCGATCGTCGTCGGCATCGTCCTCGGGCGCACGGCCGACGCGCTCGCGCGCTACGGCCTGCCCCCGATCTTCGGCGGCCTGTTGCTTGCATTGGTCTTCGTGATCGGCCTGTCGTGGCTCGTCAATGCGCTGCTCGGCCCCTTGACGGCGCTCGCCTCCGAAGCACCCAAGCTTGCCGAAGGCGTCGTTGCACGGGTCATGCCGTTTATCGAGCGCTTTGAATGGTTGCGGCTGGCGGTTGCCCGCAGCGTCGGCAACGATGCGATTGCCGATACCGTGATGAAGAACGCAGGCCCGATGCTCGCTGCTACGGCAGCGGGCCTGACACCGGCCCTCGTGCAGATTTTGATTTTCCTGGCGGCGCTCGGCCTGTTTCTGCTCGGACGGCTGCAACTGCGCAAAGCCGTCATTCTGGCTTTTGCCAGCCGTGAGCGACGCCTCAGCGCCATCCGCATCATGAACGGCATCGAGGATGCACTCGCGCGCTATTTTTCCATCGCCAGCCTGATCTATCTGGCGCTCGGGACCGTGACGATGATCATCGCTCTCGTGGGCGGTCTTGCGGTGCCCCCGCTCTGGGGCCTGTTTGCCTTCGTGTCGAGCTTCATTCCCTATCTCGGCGTGACGGTAATGACGCTCAGCCTGCTCGTGGCGGGCTTGATGACACATGAGGTCCTGTGGCTGGCATTGGCGCCGGCCATGGCCTTCTTCGTCGTTCACCTTGCGATGGAGAACCTCGCGATCCCGGCCATCCTCGGCAACGAACTCGAGGTGAACCCGTTCCTCGTGTTCATTGCCATTGTCTTCTGGACCTGGATGTGGGGTGCCGTCGGCGCCATGCTGGCGCTTCCGCTTTCCCTCATCGTGCTGGCAATTGTCGAAGAAATCCGCGAGCAGCCGCCGGAACGTCAACTGCCGGGATAA
- a CDS encoding response regulator: MSLSTRIAPHLPFLRRYARAVTGSQAAGDGYVAAVLEALIEDISLFPDMPNDRIGLYKLFCSQFEKISIDRTENASPFAWEQQAAANLSLIAPAPRQAFLLVSVEGFSIADAAEIMGLSQGEFSKLLTIASEDISRQVATDVLIIEDEPLIALDIEDMVTSLGHRVTGIARTHTEALALYRKTSPKMVLADIQLADGSSGIDAVNEILTQATVPVIFITAFPERLLTGKRPEPAFLVTKPFNPDMVKALISQALFFDEHARSARR; encoded by the coding sequence ATGTCACTTTCGACCCGGATCGCGCCACACCTGCCCTTCCTGCGCCGCTACGCCCGCGCCGTCACCGGTTCGCAGGCCGCAGGTGACGGATATGTGGCCGCCGTTCTCGAGGCCCTTATCGAAGACATCAGCCTCTTCCCGGATATGCCGAACGATCGAATCGGCCTCTACAAGCTATTCTGCTCGCAGTTCGAGAAGATTTCGATCGATCGAACGGAAAACGCCTCGCCCTTTGCCTGGGAACAACAGGCGGCCGCCAACCTCTCGCTGATCGCGCCTGCCCCGCGCCAAGCCTTCCTGCTCGTCTCGGTCGAAGGTTTCTCGATCGCCGATGCGGCGGAGATCATGGGTCTGAGCCAGGGCGAGTTCTCGAAGCTTTTGACGATTGCCTCGGAAGACATCTCGCGTCAGGTCGCGACCGACGTGCTGATCATCGAGGACGAGCCGCTGATCGCGCTCGACATCGAAGACATGGTGACAAGCCTCGGCCATAGGGTCACCGGCATCGCCCGCACCCACACGGAGGCGCTGGCCCTCTACCGCAAGACATCGCCGAAGATGGTGCTTGCCGACATCCAGCTCGCCGATGGCAGCTCGGGTATCGACGCCGTCAACGAAATCCTCACTCAGGCAACGGTACCGGTGATCTTCATCACTGCCTTCCCTGAACGCCTGCTCACCGGCAAAAGACCGGAACCGGCCTTCCTCGTCACCAAGCCGTTCAATCCGGACATGGTGAAGGCGCTGATCAGCCAGGCGCTGTTCTTCGACGAACACGCCCGTTCGGCTCGGCGCTAG
- a CDS encoding NepR family anti-sigma factor — protein sequence MQNMDDGTERPEEQGNGLGTGAESSEARGLIGVSLKALYQALEQEPIPDLFIDLLERLEKAETTAAERAP from the coding sequence ATGCAGAACATGGACGACGGGACCGAAAGACCGGAAGAGCAGGGCAATGGACTGGGGACGGGCGCAGAAAGTTCGGAGGCCCGCGGGCTGATCGGCGTCAGCTTGAAGGCGCTTTACCAAGCGCTGGAACAGGAGCCGATTCCTGACCTCTTCATCGATCTTCTTGAAAGGTTGGAAAAAGCGGAAACGACGGCGGCTGAGCGGGCGCCCTGA
- a CDS encoding glycine zipper domain-containing protein: MKKILIVASLILPLAACTQTEKGAAIGATGGAIIGGAATNNVRGAAVGAAIGGVAGALIGNANEPGRCIYRDRYGRRYEAAC, translated from the coding sequence ATGAAGAAGATACTGATCGTAGCAAGCCTCATTCTCCCGCTGGCCGCCTGCACGCAAACCGAAAAGGGTGCGGCAATCGGCGCGACCGGTGGCGCCATCATCGGCGGCGCTGCAACGAACAACGTTCGGGGTGCAGCCGTAGGCGCAGCGATCGGCGGTGTCGCCGGCGCGCTCATCGGCAATGCCAACGAGCCCGGCCGCTGCATCTATCGCGACCGCTACGGCCGCCGCTATGAGGCCGCCTGCTGA